One genomic segment of Drosophila melanogaster chromosome 3R includes these proteins:
- the CG31524 gene encoding uncharacterized protein, isoform B, producing MPVLKLLFVVIFFLSLSMGQIEATQPRFARSVVNMDDLLNMEDDLVSKLEGYAEKLSYKANTIRWGIQQMREQLDKSKKEQSFDLFNRYSFIRHMQADWLMWKQYLDKPVIHELNYKQMDNLRMPQELDLFDASEAIRRMQATYAMLSNDIAEGFLDGVQYTSKLSPIDCLAMGRHLMNQSRWTIAEQWILAGIKAQDRKGPQTEMILLRGPTKAELFRTLGKVRFERRNEEGALKAYQAALKHSPHDLEIFQEYQNLKRRVLTLSPSEPIREEPNDDIEEMELPPCCSGRCEGPRKLNRLYCVYNCVTAPFLRLAPIKTEILSVDPFVILLHDMVSHKEGALIRSSSKNQILPSETVNAANEFEIAKFRTSKSVWFDSDANEATLKLTQRLGEATGLDMKHSEPFQVINYGIGGVFESHFDTSLADEDRFVNGYIDRLATTLFYLNDVPQGGATHFPGLNITVFPKFGTVLMWYNLHTEGMLHVRTMHTGCPVIVGSKWVVSKWIDDKGQEFRRPCLRSRLDSKYLSSIEKIII from the exons ATGCCGGTTCTTAAACTTTTATTTGTGGTTATATTTTTCTTAAGTCTCAGCATGGGTCAAATTGAGGCTACCCAGCCGCGCTTTGCAAGATCTGTGGTGAATATGGATGACCTTCTGAACATGGAAGACGATCTGGTCTCCAAATTGGAAGGCTACGCTGAAAAGTTATCTTATAAAGCCAATACCATCAGATG GGGAATTCAACAGATGAGGGAACAGCTCGATAAGAGCAAGAAGGAGCAGTCCTTCGATTTATTTAACAGGTACTCCTTCATTCGTCACATGCAGGCGGATTGGTTGATGTGGAAACAATATTTAGATAAACCCGTGATTC ATGAGTTGAATTATAAACAGATGGACAATTTGAGGATGCCCCAGGAACTTGACTTGTTTGACGCATCAGAAGCTATAAGAAGAATGCAAGCTACTTACGCGATGTTATCCAATGACATAGCGGAGGGTTTCCTAGATGGAGTTCAGTACAC TTCAAAACTGTCACCTATCGATTGCCTTGCAATGGGTCGACATTTGATGAATCAATCGCGATGGACGATTGCCGAACAATGGATTCTGGCAGGTATTAAGGCCCAGGATCGGAAAGGTCCTCAAACAGAGATGATCTTACTGAGGGGGCCGACAAAAGCTGAACTCTTTAGAACACTCGGTAAAGTGCGGTTCGAAAGGA GAAATGAAGAAGGAGCCCTGAAAGCTTATCAAGCTGCTCTCAAGCATTCGCCCCATGATCTGGAAATATTCCAGGAGTATCAAAACTTGAAGAGGAGGGTTCTTACGTTATCACCAAGTGAACCGATCCGAGAGGAACCAAATGATGATATCGAAGAAATGGAGCTGCCGCCTTGCTGCAGTGGTCGTTGTGAAGGGCCGCGAAAACTCAACAGACTATATTGTGTGTATAATTGTGTAACTGCTCCTTTTCTGCGACTGGCCCCCATCAAAACGGAGATTCTCTCGGTTGACCCCTTCGTGATTCTTCTACACGACATGGTCTCTCACAAGGAGGGTGCTCTTATAAGATCTTCCAGTAAAAATCAGATCCTTCCTTCCGAAACAGTCAACGCCGCAAATGAGTTTGAAATTGCCAAGTTCCGCACTTCAAAGTCAGTTTGGTTTGACAGTGATGCCAACGAGGCGACTTTAAAGCTTACTCAACGTTTGGGTGAAGCAACTGGCTTGGATATGAAACATTCCGAGCCTTTTCAGGTCATCAACTATGGAATTGGAGGCGTCTTTGAAAGCCATTTTGACACGTCGCTTGCGGACGAGGATCGATTCGTTAACGGATATATTGATAGACTCGCCACAACACTTTTTTAT CTAAATGATGTTCCACAAGGCGGTGCCACCCATTTTCCGGGTCTAAATATCACTGTCTTTCCAAAGTTTGGAACTGTTCTCATGTGGTACAATCTGCACACGGAGGGTATGCTGCATGTGCGAACAATGCACACCGGCTGCCCAGTTATTGTGGGGTCCAAATGGG TTGTCAGCAAGTGGATAGACGACAAAGGTCAAGAGTTCAGAAGGCCCTGCTTAAGATCGCGCTTAGActcaaaatatttgtcatcAATAGAGAAGATTATTATCTAG
- the CG34041 gene encoding uncharacterized protein, isoform E: protein MYYFPTSVMWSALGFSPLLAVLILPKWASSTKMKAYLDLDTRLKTQLRGYSEDLQDHISTLNRYIDDRKSELDKVGKDPEVYLGNPLNSFSLLHHLHFDWPAWRKLMEKPLATEYITEIQEMWSEMPTKDEYTNSIKAAKDFHKNETQGNFEFSPLESLQIALHAYDKKNYTEAENWLNITLNGYKNLSLQEKDLYEVLSPVIMVYDETNGAAMIAKSYIRYFSNHQMEFIVMKSACILSVGLIIVYLSYSNSENRHSLSKSKVINILKIQENVVKYLENYIYALETKLKTIDEALIDLATYHIQFERDKLAIASSPVASYSLIHHMQSDWTHWQLFLQEDPGKDELASLMSIKKYLPTKNDISEVCHGISKMLNAYLMTAQDIANGVILGTQTKHLMSLRDCVALSDHSMEMKDYNKSKEWLNVAISMLESSAYWDPIVPSADLYLKLAEVYVKQQNWTLALETVEFALKSNPRNAQLIRMQKRLSYHILLGPPKSPKLNIENNDYRLRKNGSLYCFYDTKIRTFYSLLAPIKAEVLFIDPLVILYHE, encoded by the exons atgtattattttcctacctCAGTCATGTGGAGCGCTCTTGGTTTTTCGCCTCTTTTGGCTGTTTTGATTTTACCCAAATGGGCCTCTTCTACAAAGATGAAAGCCTATTTAGATCTCGATACCCGATTAAAGACACAATTACGGGGCTACTCGGAAGACCTGCAGGATCACATTAGTACCTTAAATCG TTATATAGATGATCGAAAATCTGAGCTAGATAAAGTGGGAAAAGATCCTGAAGTGTATCTGGGCAATCCTCTTAATAGCTTCTCTTTATTACACCATTTGCACTTTGATTGGCCAGCTTGGAGAAAGCTAATGGAAAAGCCCTTAGCCACAG AGTACATAACCGAGATTCAAGAGATGTGGAGCGAGATGCCAACGAAAGATGAATATACGAATTCCATTAAAGCTGCCAAGGATTTCCATAAGAACGAAACTCAgggaaattttgaatttag TCCTTTGGAGTCTCTGCAAATCGCTCTGCATGCATACGACAAGAAAAACTATACGGAGGCGGAGAACTGGCTAAATATTACCTTAAATGGTTATAAAAACCTCAGTCTCCAAGAAAAGGATCTTTATGAAGTTCTAAGTCCTGTTA TTATGGTTTATGACGAAACAAATGGAGCAGCAATGATTGCTAAATCATATATCAGATATTTCAGCAATCATCAGATGGAATTTATAGTCATGAAGTCCGCCTGTATACTTTCAGTTGGACTAATCATTGTGTACTTGTCATATTCAAACTCTGAAAATCGACATTCTTTATCAAAATCCAAAgtgataaatattttaaagatcCAAGAAAATGTAGTGAAATATTTAGAAAACTATATATACGCCTTGGAAACGAAGTTGAAAACAATTGACGA AGCCCTTATCGACTTGGCCACATATCATATTCAGTTTGAACGAGACAAGTTGGCCATAGCATCTAGTCCAGTGGCAAGTTATTCATTAATCCATCATATGCAATCGGACTGGACACATTGGCAGCTCTTCCTACAGGAAGATCCAGGAAAAG ATGAACTGGCATCTCTAATGTCTATTAAGAAGTACTTGCCTACCAAAAATGATATCTCAGAAGTATGCCATGGCATTTCCAAAATGTTAAACGCCTATCTAATGACTGCGCAAGATATCGCCAATGGTGTAATCTTAGGCACTCAGACTAA GCACTTGATGTCTCTCCGCGATTGCGTTGCGTTGTCGGATCACAGTATGGAAATGAAAGACTATAACAAGTCCAAGGAGTGGCTTAATGTGGCTATATCCATGTTAGAAAGTTCAGCTTATTGGGATCCAATTGTTCCGTCTGCTGATTTATACTTGAAACTAGCAGAAGTCTATGTGAAACAGC AAAATTGGACTCTGGCGCTTGAAACTGTTGAGTTTGCTCTGAAGTCAAATCCACGCAATGCACAGTTGATCAGGATGCAAAAGCGTTTAAGCTATCATATTCTGCTCGGTCCGCCCAAAAGCCcgaaattaaatattgaaaacaatGATTATAGGCTCAGAAAAAACGGAAGTCTCTACTGCTTCTATGATACCAAGATAAGAACTTTCTATTCTCTGCTCGCACCAATCAAAGCAGAAGTGCTCTTTATTGATCCATTGGTTATACTTTACCACGAATAA
- the CG34041 gene encoding uncharacterized protein, isoform D: MYYFPTSVMWSALGFSPLLAVLILPKWASSTKMKAYLDLDTRLKTQLRGYSEDLQDHISTLNRYIDDRKSELDKVGKDPEVYLGNPLNSFSLLHHLHFDWPAWRKLMEKPLATEYITEIQEMWSEMPTKDEYTNSIKAAKDFHKNETQGNFEFSPLESLQIALHAYDKKNYTEAENWLNITLNGYKNLSLQEKDLYEVLSPVSESQVEDLYTKVRKIKNE, encoded by the exons atgtattattttcctacctCAGTCATGTGGAGCGCTCTTGGTTTTTCGCCTCTTTTGGCTGTTTTGATTTTACCCAAATGGGCCTCTTCTACAAAGATGAAAGCCTATTTAGATCTCGATACCCGATTAAAGACACAATTACGGGGCTACTCGGAAGACCTGCAGGATCACATTAGTACCTTAAATCG TTATATAGATGATCGAAAATCTGAGCTAGATAAAGTGGGAAAAGATCCTGAAGTGTATCTGGGCAATCCTCTTAATAGCTTCTCTTTATTACACCATTTGCACTTTGATTGGCCAGCTTGGAGAAAGCTAATGGAAAAGCCCTTAGCCACAG AGTACATAACCGAGATTCAAGAGATGTGGAGCGAGATGCCAACGAAAGATGAATATACGAATTCCATTAAAGCTGCCAAGGATTTCCATAAGAACGAAACTCAgggaaattttgaatttag TCCTTTGGAGTCTCTGCAAATCGCTCTGCATGCATACGACAAGAAAAACTATACGGAGGCGGAGAACTGGCTAAATATTACCTTAAATGGTTATAAAAACCTCAGTCTCCAAGAAAAGGATCTTTATGAAGTTCTAAGTCCTGTTAGTGAGAGTCAGGTGGAGGATCTTTATACCAAAGtcaggaaaataaaaaatgaataa
- the CG31524 gene encoding uncharacterized protein, isoform A, whose protein sequence is MPVLKLLFVVIFFLSLSMGQIEATQPRFARSVVNMDDLLNMEDDLVSKLEGYAEKLSYKANTIRWGIQQMREQLDKSKKEQSFDLFNRYSFIRHMQADWLMWKQYLDKPVIRDELNYKQMDNLRMPQELDLFDASEAIRRMQATYAMLSNDIAEGFLDGVQYTSKLSPIDCLAMGRHLMNQSRWTIAEQWILAGIKAQDRKGPQTEMILLRGPTKAELFRTLGKVRFERRNEEGALKAYQAALKHSPHDLEIFQEYQNLKRRVLTLSPSEPIREEPNDDIEEMELPPCCSGRCEGPRKLNRLYCVYNCVTAPFLRLAPIKTEILSVDPFVILLHDMVSHKEGALIRSSSKNQILPSETVNAANEFEIAKFRTSKSVWFDSDANEATLKLTQRLGEATGLDMKHSEPFQVINYGIGGVFESHFDTSLADEDRFVNGYIDRLATTLFYLNDVPQGGATHFPGLNITVFPKFGTVLMWYNLHTEGMLHVRTMHTGCPVIVGSKWVVSKWIDDKGQEFRRPCLRSRLDSKYLSSIEKIII, encoded by the exons ATGCCGGTTCTTAAACTTTTATTTGTGGTTATATTTTTCTTAAGTCTCAGCATGGGTCAAATTGAGGCTACCCAGCCGCGCTTTGCAAGATCTGTGGTGAATATGGATGACCTTCTGAACATGGAAGACGATCTGGTCTCCAAATTGGAAGGCTACGCTGAAAAGTTATCTTATAAAGCCAATACCATCAGATG GGGAATTCAACAGATGAGGGAACAGCTCGATAAGAGCAAGAAGGAGCAGTCCTTCGATTTATTTAACAGGTACTCCTTCATTCGTCACATGCAGGCGGATTGGTTGATGTGGAAACAATATTTAGATAAACCCGTGATTCGTG ATGAGTTGAATTATAAACAGATGGACAATTTGAGGATGCCCCAGGAACTTGACTTGTTTGACGCATCAGAAGCTATAAGAAGAATGCAAGCTACTTACGCGATGTTATCCAATGACATAGCGGAGGGTTTCCTAGATGGAGTTCAGTACAC TTCAAAACTGTCACCTATCGATTGCCTTGCAATGGGTCGACATTTGATGAATCAATCGCGATGGACGATTGCCGAACAATGGATTCTGGCAGGTATTAAGGCCCAGGATCGGAAAGGTCCTCAAACAGAGATGATCTTACTGAGGGGGCCGACAAAAGCTGAACTCTTTAGAACACTCGGTAAAGTGCGGTTCGAAAGGA GAAATGAAGAAGGAGCCCTGAAAGCTTATCAAGCTGCTCTCAAGCATTCGCCCCATGATCTGGAAATATTCCAGGAGTATCAAAACTTGAAGAGGAGGGTTCTTACGTTATCACCAAGTGAACCGATCCGAGAGGAACCAAATGATGATATCGAAGAAATGGAGCTGCCGCCTTGCTGCAGTGGTCGTTGTGAAGGGCCGCGAAAACTCAACAGACTATATTGTGTGTATAATTGTGTAACTGCTCCTTTTCTGCGACTGGCCCCCATCAAAACGGAGATTCTCTCGGTTGACCCCTTCGTGATTCTTCTACACGACATGGTCTCTCACAAGGAGGGTGCTCTTATAAGATCTTCCAGTAAAAATCAGATCCTTCCTTCCGAAACAGTCAACGCCGCAAATGAGTTTGAAATTGCCAAGTTCCGCACTTCAAAGTCAGTTTGGTTTGACAGTGATGCCAACGAGGCGACTTTAAAGCTTACTCAACGTTTGGGTGAAGCAACTGGCTTGGATATGAAACATTCCGAGCCTTTTCAGGTCATCAACTATGGAATTGGAGGCGTCTTTGAAAGCCATTTTGACACGTCGCTTGCGGACGAGGATCGATTCGTTAACGGATATATTGATAGACTCGCCACAACACTTTTTTAT CTAAATGATGTTCCACAAGGCGGTGCCACCCATTTTCCGGGTCTAAATATCACTGTCTTTCCAAAGTTTGGAACTGTTCTCATGTGGTACAATCTGCACACGGAGGGTATGCTGCATGTGCGAACAATGCACACCGGCTGCCCAGTTATTGTGGGGTCCAAATGGG TTGTCAGCAAGTGGATAGACGACAAAGGTCAAGAGTTCAGAAGGCCCTGCTTAAGATCGCGCTTAGActcaaaatatttgtcatcAATAGAGAAGATTATTATCTAG
- the PH4alphaNE2 gene encoding prolyl-4-hydroxylase-alpha NE2 — protein sequence MLFWRLVLLGMLYLSLSFGQLRENNAQQRFARSVVNMDDMLNLEDDLVSNVEKLAEALARKAKTIKWGVFKMMKRRQEYKSSMEIFANPIDTFSLIRHMQSNWLMWLLYLETPVGQEELFFVDSRMPLLPKYFDFIDAAEGIRKMQATYQMFSSDIAKGLLDGVQYNSSLKPIDCLAIGLHLMNNSRWYAAEQWISASIEAYDQKSSQTDMELLRGPKLADLCRILGQVQMKQRNHEGALQAYQVALKLSPHDPEIYEEYRILEKRDLTLSDIEPIEQDKDNSHERLVLPPCCSGRCQVPRNLSNLYCVYNHVTSPFLQLAPIKTEILSIDPFVVLLHDMISQKESTLIRTSSKEHMLPSATTDPDASDDETQVDTYRTSKSVWYSSDFNDTTKKITERLGDATGLDMNSTEFYQVINYGLGGFFETHLDMLLSEKNRFNGTSDRIATTLFYLNEVRQGGGTYFPRLNLTVFPQPGSALFWYNLDTKGNDHMGSLHTGCPVIVGSKWVMSKWINDMGQEFTRPCVESSLSSNEVLSAERLII from the exons ATGCTGTTCTGGAGATTGGTGCTCCTGGGAATGCTCTATCTGTCCCTGAGTTTTGGCCAGTTGCGAGAGAACAATGCCCAACAGCGCTTTGCAAGATCTGTGGTGAATATGGATGATATGCTGAACTTAGAGGACGATCTTGTCTCAAATGTGGAAAAGCTGGCGGAAGCGCTTGCACGAAAAGCCAAAACCATTAAATG GGGCGTCTTCAAGATGATGAAAAGGCGACAGGAGTATAAGTCGTCTATGGAAATTTTTGCCAATCCGATTGACACCTTTTCCCTCATTCGTCACATGCAGTCGAACTGGTTGATGTGGCTATTGTACTTGGAAACGCCTGTTGGCCAAG AGGAATTGTTTTTTGTGGACTCAAGGATGCCCCTATTGCCAAAGTACTTTGACTTTATAGATGCCGCTGAAGGCATTAGAAAAATGCAGGCCACATACCAGATGTTTTCCTCAGATATAGCCAAAGGCTTACTAGATGGAGTGCAATACAA CTCTTCTCTAAAACCCATCGATTGTCTCGCAATTGGTCTTCATCTGATGAATAACTCGCGTTGGTATGCTGCCGAGCAATGGATAAGTGCTAGCATTGAAGCCTATGATCAGAAAAGTTCTCAGACCGATATGGAGTTATTGAGGGGACCAAAACTGGCTGACCTGTGCAGAATACTGGGTCAAGTACAAATGAAGCAGA GAAATCATGAGGGTGCTCTTCAAGCCTATCAGGTTGCGCTAAAGCTTTCGCCTCATGACCCAGAAATATATGAGGAGTATCGGATCCTGGAAAAAAGAGATCTTACGTTGTCAGATATCGAACCGATTGAACAGGATAAGGACAACTCCCACGAAAGATTGGTTCTTCCGCCCTGTTGCAGTGGTCGCTGTCAAGTTCCCCGAAATCTGAGTAATCTATATTGTGTATATAACCATGTTACCTCCCCATTTCTGCAACTGGCCCCCATCAAAACGGAGATTCTATCGATTGATCCCTTCGTAGTGCTCCTCCATGACATGATCTCCCAAAAGGAGAGTACTCTCATTAGAACTTCGAGCAAGGAACACATGTTGCCGTCTGCCACAACTGACCCAGATGCATCCGATGACGAAACACAAGTCGACACATACCGCACCTCAAAGTCTGTTTGGTATAGCAGTGACTTCAACGATACGACCAAGAAGATAACCGAGCGCTTGGGAGATGCGACTGGGCTGGACATGAACTCTACGGAGTTCTATCAGGTCATTAACTACGGGCTAGGGGGTTTCTTCGAGACGCATTTGGACATGTTGCTGTCGGAAAAAAACAGGTTCAATGGAACCAGTGATCGTATTGCCACCACACTCTTCTAT CTTAATGAAGTTCGCCAGGGCGGCGGCACGTACTTCCCTCGACTAAATCTCACGGTATTCCCACAGCCAGGATCGGCCCTCTTTTGGTATAACTTGGACACGAAGGGTAACGATCATATGGGTTCCCTGCACACCGGCTGCCCGGTCATCGTGGGTTCCAAATGGG TTATGAGCAAGTGGATAAATGATATGGGACAGGAGTTTACAAGGCCCTGTGTCGAGTCAAGTTTAAGCTCAAATGAGGTGTTATCAGCTGAGCGGCTTATAATTTGA
- the CG34041 gene encoding uncharacterized protein, isoform F, with product MYYFPTSVMWSALGFSPLLAVLILPKWASSTKMKAYLDLDTRLKTQLRGYSEDLQDHISTLNRYIDDRKSELDKVGKDPEVYLGNPLNSFSLLHHLHFDWPAWRKLMEKPLATEYITEIQEMWSEMPTKDEYTNSIKAAKDFHKNETQGNFEFSPLESLQIALHAYDKKNYTEAENWLNITLNGYKNLSLQEKDLYEVLSPVIMVYDETNGAAMIAKSYIRYFSNHQMEFIVMKSACILSVGLIIVYLSYSNSENRHSLSKSKVINILKIQENVVKYLENYIYALETKLKTIDEALIDLATYHIQFERDKLAIASSPVASYSLIHHMQSDWTHWQLFLQEDPGKDELASLMSIKKYLPTKNDISEVCHGISKMLNAYLMTAQDIANGVILGTQTKYISSALKLEYLYMEIICNRHLMSLRDCVALSDHSMEMKDYNKSKEWLNVAISMLESSAYWDPIVPSADLYLKLAEVYVKQQNWTLALETVEFALKSNPRNAQLIRMQKRLSYHILLGPPKSPKLNIENNDYRLRKNGSLYCFYDTKIRTFYSLLAPIKAEVLFIDPLVILYHE from the exons atgtattattttcctacctCAGTCATGTGGAGCGCTCTTGGTTTTTCGCCTCTTTTGGCTGTTTTGATTTTACCCAAATGGGCCTCTTCTACAAAGATGAAAGCCTATTTAGATCTCGATACCCGATTAAAGACACAATTACGGGGCTACTCGGAAGACCTGCAGGATCACATTAGTACCTTAAATCG TTATATAGATGATCGAAAATCTGAGCTAGATAAAGTGGGAAAAGATCCTGAAGTGTATCTGGGCAATCCTCTTAATAGCTTCTCTTTATTACACCATTTGCACTTTGATTGGCCAGCTTGGAGAAAGCTAATGGAAAAGCCCTTAGCCACAG AGTACATAACCGAGATTCAAGAGATGTGGAGCGAGATGCCAACGAAAGATGAATATACGAATTCCATTAAAGCTGCCAAGGATTTCCATAAGAACGAAACTCAgggaaattttgaatttag TCCTTTGGAGTCTCTGCAAATCGCTCTGCATGCATACGACAAGAAAAACTATACGGAGGCGGAGAACTGGCTAAATATTACCTTAAATGGTTATAAAAACCTCAGTCTCCAAGAAAAGGATCTTTATGAAGTTCTAAGTCCTGTTA TTATGGTTTATGACGAAACAAATGGAGCAGCAATGATTGCTAAATCATATATCAGATATTTCAGCAATCATCAGATGGAATTTATAGTCATGAAGTCCGCCTGTATACTTTCAGTTGGACTAATCATTGTGTACTTGTCATATTCAAACTCTGAAAATCGACATTCTTTATCAAAATCCAAAgtgataaatattttaaagatcCAAGAAAATGTAGTGAAATATTTAGAAAACTATATATACGCCTTGGAAACGAAGTTGAAAACAATTGACGA AGCCCTTATCGACTTGGCCACATATCATATTCAGTTTGAACGAGACAAGTTGGCCATAGCATCTAGTCCAGTGGCAAGTTATTCATTAATCCATCATATGCAATCGGACTGGACACATTGGCAGCTCTTCCTACAGGAAGATCCAGGAAAAG ATGAACTGGCATCTCTAATGTCTATTAAGAAGTACTTGCCTACCAAAAATGATATCTCAGAAGTATGCCATGGCATTTCCAAAATGTTAAACGCCTATCTAATGACTGCGCAAGATATCGCCAATGGTGTAATCTTAGGCACTCAGACTAAGTATATTTCGAGTGCTTTAAAATTAGAATATTTATACATGGAAATTATTTGCAACAGGCACTTGATGTCTCTCCGCGATTGCGTTGCGTTGTCGGATCACAGTATGGAAATGAAAGACTATAACAAGTCCAAGGAGTGGCTTAATGTGGCTATATCCATGTTAGAAAGTTCAGCTTATTGGGATCCAATTGTTCCGTCTGCTGATTTATACTTGAAACTAGCAGAAGTCTATGTGAAACAGC AAAATTGGACTCTGGCGCTTGAAACTGTTGAGTTTGCTCTGAAGTCAAATCCACGCAATGCACAGTTGATCAGGATGCAAAAGCGTTTAAGCTATCATATTCTGCTCGGTCCGCCCAAAAGCCcgaaattaaatattgaaaacaatGATTATAGGCTCAGAAAAAACGGAAGTCTCTACTGCTTCTATGATACCAAGATAAGAACTTTCTATTCTCTGCTCGCACCAATCAAAGCAGAAGTGCTCTTTATTGATCCATTGGTTATACTTTACCACGAATAA
- the CG9698 gene encoding uncharacterized protein, translating into MIFPVFSVLFLLFHQAIPSVSGVEFFSSIHEMTKVFGYEQKMVLHMQKFLSDNQDKLDFLKARLREFENERNEAREWGPSYFESPINKYLLNKRLTVDWQRVENLMATSTGEKPLTRLRKFRNRETMPDKKELEGAIDGLLRLQYVYRLKAKDLARGILDGVDYGTQLNSEHCVDIARLALRDQHPRLAHSWLIEANDRLTGGEKEEQLKPQILALLVQAKKELEDFRGLNDTYQELIGIQSASEEHAKNYETFLNALSEKALLNESKPILEHAPIPEEGEPVGEFQAYSLTCSGHWRLTPKEQRHLRCGYVTETHPFLWIAPLKAEELFQDPLLVLYHDVIYQSEIDVIRKLTENRLMRATITSHNESVVSNVRTSQFTFIPVTAHKVLSTIDQRVADMTNLNMKYAEDHQFANYGIGGHYGQHMDWFYQTTFDAGLVSSPEMGNRIATVLFYLSDVAQGGGTAFPQLRTLLKPKKYAAAFWHNLHASGVGDVRTQHGACPIIAGSKWVQNRWIRENDQSDRRPCELWDDSLATYAQILELNKQNE; encoded by the exons ATGATTTTCCCGGTGTTTTCAGTACTTTTCCTGCTATTTCACCAAGCAATCCCCTCCGTTTCTGGAGTCGAGTTCTTTTCCTCCATACATGAGATGACCAAAGTGTTTGGCTATGAACAGAAAATGGTGCTGCATATGCAGAAATTCCTATCCGATAATCAGGATAAGTTGGATTTTCTGAAAGC CCGACTGCGAGAGTTCGAAAATGAGAGGAACGAGGCTCGTGAATGGGGTCCATCATATTTTGAGAGTcctattaacaaatatttgctgaaCAAGAGACTCACAGTAGACTGGCAGCGAGTGGAGAATCTCATGGCGACTTCAACAGGCGAGA AACCGCTGACTCGCCTTAGGAAATTCCGAAATCGTGAGACAATGCCCGATAAAAAAGAGCTCGAAGGAGCCATTGATGGGCTTTTAAGGTTACAGTATGTTTATAGATTGAAGGCCAAGGACCTGGCCAGAGGTATCTTGGATGGAGTGGATTATGG CACCCAATTAAACTCGGAGCACTGTGTGGACATAGCCAGACTGGCTCTACGGGATCAGCATCCACGTTTGGCTCATTCCTGGCTAATTGAAGCTAACGATCGTTTGACGGGTGGGGAAAAGGAGGAGCAACTCAAGCCTCAGATTCTGGCTCTTCTTGTGCAGGCCAAGAAGGAATTGGAGGACTTCCGTGGTCTGAATGATACCTACCAGGAGTTAATCGGGATTCAATCAGCCAGTGAGGAGCACGCCAAGAATTACGAAACCTTTTTGAATGCTCTGAGTGAGAAGGCTCTACTAAATGAATCCAAACCCATCCTAGAACATGCT CCCATTCCGGAGGAGGGTGAACCGGTGGGCGAGTTCCAGGCCTACAGCCTAACCTGCAGTGGCCACTGGCGACTCACTCCCAAGGAACAACGTCATCTGCGCTGTGGCTATGTGACTGAGACACATCCGTTCCTGTGGATAGCTCCTCTCAAGGCAGAGGAGCTCTTCCAGGATCCCCTGCTCGTACTCTACCACGATGTCATATACCAGAGCGAGATCGATGTTATAAGAAAACTGACCGAGAACAGGCTGATGAGGGCCACAATAACGAGCCACAATGAGTCAGTCGTGTCCAATGTGAGGACTAGCCAATTCACCTTCATCCCAGTCACGGCTCACAAGGTGCTATCAACCATCGATCAAAGAGTAGCGGACATGACCAACTTGAACATGAAGTACGCGGAGGATCACCAGTTCGCCAACTACGGAATCGGAGGACACTACGGCCAGCACATGGACTGGTTCTACCAGACGACC TTTGATGCCGGATTGGTCTCCTCTCCCGAAATGGGCAACCGCATTGCCACAGTTCTATTTTAT CTTTCGGATGTTGCCCAAGGTGGAGGTACTGCGTTTCCGCAGCTAAGAACTCTATTGAAGCCAAAGAAATATGCAG CTGCATTTTGGCACAATCTCCACGCCTCTGGAGTGGGTGATGTAAGAACACAGCATGGTGCGTGTCCTATAATCGCCGGTTCGAAGTGGG ttcaAAATCGATGGATCCGTGAGAATGATCAATCTGATCGTCGTCCCTGTGAACTTTGGGATGATTCGTTGGCCACCTATGCGCAGATTTTGGagttaaacaaacaaaatgagTGA